In the genome of Xyrauchen texanus isolate HMW12.3.18 chromosome 33, RBS_HiC_50CHRs, whole genome shotgun sequence, one region contains:
- the LOC127626876 gene encoding palmitoyltransferase ZDHHC6, with amino-acid sequence MNILSAIIVFENLHEVKRLFHWGPIIALTVIGVCSSMAVLDSIIWYWPLDTTGGSINFIMLINWTVLILYNYFNAMFVGPGCIPLEWKPEKQQDIMYLQFCRLCQGYKAPRSHHCRKCNRCVMKMDHHCPWINNCCGHMNHAYFTSFLLLAPLGCIHAAFIFVMTMYSQLYDRISFGWSTVKIDISAARHIHHPIMPFSIAAFAATLFALGLALGTTIAVGMLFFIQMKVILRNKTSIEVWIDEKAKDRIQYYQTGEEFIFPYDLGSRWENFKQVFTWSGTPIGDGIEWPVHEKCHQYTLTIEQLKQKHDKRQRSVEYRVVEDFSGACCPLGKGVNTFFRTPCTEEPRIKLTKGETIFATRGTKWWMYGDKVLKEEQAKAGVRIRGWFPRRCVEKCHYDSANDSTTEEKKEQ; translated from the exons ATGAACATTCTATCTGCTATAATTGTGTTTGAGAACCTCCATGAGGTCAAGAGGCTTTTTCACTGGGGTCCCATAATTGCACTGACTGTCATCGGTGTGTGCTCATCCATGGCTGTACTGGACTCCATTATCTGGTACTGGCCACTGGACACCACTGGAGGCAGCATCAACTTCATTATGCTCATTAACTGGACTGTCCTCATTCTTTACAACTACTTTAATGCCATGTTTGTGGGCCCTGGGTGCATTCCTCTAGAGTGGAAACCG GAAAAGCAACAAGATATAATGTACTTGCAATTCTGTAGATTGTGCCAAGGATATAAAGCTCCTAGGTCACATCACTGTCGCAAGTGTAACCG GTGTGTGATGAAAATGGATCATCATTGTCCTTGGATCAACAACTGCTGTGGTCACATGAATCATGCCTACTTCACCAGCTTCCTCCTGCTTGCTCCTCTGGGCTGTATacatgctgcattcatctttgtCATGACCATGTACTCTCAACTCTATGATAGG ATCTCATTTGGGTGGAGCACAGTGAAGATTGACATTAGTGCTGCTCGGCACATCCACCATCCCATTATGCCTTTCAGCATTGCAGCGTTCGCAGCCACTCTCTTCGCATTGGGATTGGCACTGGGTACCACAATTGCTGTCGGCATGCTGTTTTTTATACAG aTGAAGGTGATTCTTCGAAACAAAACTTCAATAGAAGTATGGATTGATGAGAAA GCCAAAGACAGAATCCAGTACTACCAAACAGGTGAAGAGTTTATCTTCCCCTATGACCTGGGCAGCCGATGGGAGAACTTTAAGCAGGTGTTTACCTGGTCTGGTACCCCGATTGGAGATGGTATCGAATGGCCTGTACATGAAAAGTGTCACCAGTATACTCTAACC ATTGAGCAGCTGAAGCAAAAACATGATAAACGTCAGCGAAGT GTGGAATACAGAGTTGTGGAGGATTTCAGTGGGGCTTGTTGCCCACTGGGGAAGGGGGTAAACACTTTCTTTAGGACACCATGTACAGAGGAGCCCAGGATTAAACTCACAAAGGGGGAAACCATCTTTGCTACTAGGGGAACAAA GTGGTGGATGTATGGAGATAAAGTTTTGAAAGAGGAACAGGCAAAAg CTGGAGTTCGTATTAGAGGATGGTTCCCACGACGATGTGTTGAGAAGTGTCACTATGACTCGGCGAATGATTCaacaactgaagaaaaaaaagaacaataa